The Novosphingobium terrae genome has a window encoding:
- a CDS encoding sodium:solute symporter translates to MTLPFSTADWLVIGLYILLLVGGGWIFTPRSTGSARDYFLAGGSVPSWLAAVSVLSATQSAATFLGGPDYGYHGDLTYLSGNIGGLLGAIFVAHVMIPRFYRIKATTAYELLTLRFSEKATRWAGGMFLIGRVFAGGARVYLAAIALAMVMTGSVGAQGIMIAAALLVVASVLFTFVGGLKSVLWNDLIQFCVYLGSAIAVLVFLRYAIPASNSQIIDGLMHTPEGVNKLRLFDFSLSPSHPFSMPAVVLGMTLLYIANAGMDQDTTQRLLSCADAKTSARGLYLSVLGTVPVVGLFIVIGLLLYVFYDRPDLMGGATALAANRFGGEKISIFMHYILTQLPGGLRGLVTVGICAAAVATTNSALNAMSSVLVQDFYRPWREKRGDAPEHHYVQAGRAGMGLIGFAMFLMAVVSFYWQRYTQMGLLEFALQVMVFTYAGLLGVYFTALFTQRGSTGSVIAALLGGFVTVLLLQPSIARALAFPEALASLSFPFQLCIGTAVAFLICILPAGARAPAEQ, encoded by the coding sequence ATGACGCTGCCCTTTTCCACGGCAGACTGGCTGGTGATCGGCCTCTACATCCTGCTGCTGGTGGGCGGGGGCTGGATCTTCACCCCGCGCAGCACCGGCTCGGCCCGCGACTATTTCCTCGCCGGGGGCAGCGTGCCCTCATGGCTGGCAGCGGTTTCGGTGCTGTCGGCCACGCAATCGGCGGCGACCTTTCTGGGCGGGCCGGATTATGGCTATCACGGCGATCTCACCTATCTGAGCGGCAACATCGGCGGGCTGCTGGGCGCGATCTTCGTGGCCCATGTGATGATCCCGCGCTTCTACCGCATCAAGGCGACCACCGCTTACGAGCTGCTGACCCTGCGTTTCAGCGAGAAGGCCACGCGCTGGGCGGGCGGCATGTTCCTGATCGGGCGGGTGTTTGCCGGGGGCGCGCGCGTCTATCTGGCGGCGATTGCGCTGGCCATGGTGATGACCGGCAGCGTGGGCGCGCAAGGGATCATGATCGCCGCCGCTCTGCTGGTGGTGGCCAGCGTGCTGTTCACCTTTGTGGGCGGCCTCAAATCCGTGCTGTGGAATGATCTTATTCAGTTCTGCGTCTATCTCGGTTCGGCCATCGCGGTGCTGGTGTTCCTGCGCTATGCGATCCCCGCCAGCAACAGCCAGATCATCGACGGGCTGATGCACACGCCCGAGGGCGTCAACAAGCTGCGGCTGTTCGATTTCTCGCTCTCGCCCTCGCATCCCTTTTCCATGCCTGCGGTGGTGCTGGGGATGACGCTGCTCTACATCGCCAATGCCGGGATGGATCAGGACACCACGCAGCGCCTGCTCTCCTGCGCGGACGCGAAAACCAGCGCGCGCGGGCTCTATCTCTCGGTGCTGGGCACGGTGCCGGTGGTGGGGCTGTTTATCGTGATCGGCCTGCTGCTCTATGTGTTCTATGACCGCCCCGATCTGATGGGCGGCGCCACGGCGCTGGCGGCCAACCGCTTTGGCGGCGAGAAGATCAGCATCTTCATGCATTACATCCTCACCCAGCTTCCCGGAGGCCTGCGCGGGTTGGTGACGGTGGGCATCTGCGCGGCGGCGGTGGCAACCACCAATTCGGCGCTGAATGCCATGTCCTCGGTGCTGGTGCAGGATTTCTATCGCCCGTGGCGTGAGAAGCGCGGCGATGCCCCCGAACACCATTACGTTCAGGCCGGGCGCGCGGGCATGGGGCTGATCGGCTTTGCCATGTTCCTGATGGCGGTCGTTTCCTTCTATTGGCAGCGCTACACGCAAATGGGCCTGCTGGAGTTCGCGCTTCAGGTCATGGTCTTCACCTATGCCGGGCTGCTGGGCGTCTATTTCACGGCGCTGTTTACCCAGCGCGGCTCGACCGGCTCGGTGATCGCCGCGCTGCTGGGCGGCTTTGTCACGGTTCTGTTGCTTCAGCCTTCTATCGCCCGCGCTCTTGCCTTCCCCGAGGCGCTGGCCAGCCTGTCCTTCCCCTTCCAGCTGTGCATCGGCACGGCTGTCGCCTTCCTGATCTGCATCCTTCCCGCTGGAGCGCGCGCTCCGGCCGAACAGTGA
- a CDS encoding Rossmann-like and DUF2520 domain-containing protein has protein sequence MTDQTPRRIGIIGTGRVGKALALGLAPYADGEPLIRGRSTAGPSLEALVQACDIIAIAVADDALASVVADLASKGPFPHAPLVFHVSGSHGVGTLAPLHAQGALTAAIHPAMTFTGDPSSEVQRMVGARFAVTGSSEEASQQARQIVQRLGGIPVAVAEEHRALYHAALCHGANHLVTLLAGSSQALRAAGVDEPEALLAPLVRAALENALAKGFAALSGPLLRGDGQTIHHHLAAMDKDAPALTPAYRAMALATLDELERSGRPAAQQIRQNLETIG, from the coding sequence ATGACGGATCAGACACCTCGCCGGATCGGCATCATCGGAACGGGCCGGGTCGGCAAAGCGCTGGCTTTGGGGCTGGCGCCTTATGCTGATGGCGAGCCCCTGATCCGGGGCCGCTCCACCGCCGGGCCCAGCCTTGAAGCGCTGGTGCAGGCTTGCGACATCATCGCCATCGCCGTGGCCGATGATGCGCTGGCCAGCGTGGTGGCCGATCTGGCAAGCAAGGGCCCGTTCCCCCATGCTCCGCTGGTGTTCCATGTCAGCGGCAGCCATGGGGTGGGCACGCTGGCGCCGCTTCACGCTCAAGGTGCGCTCACCGCCGCCATCCACCCCGCCATGACCTTCACCGGCGATCCCTCCAGCGAAGTGCAGCGCATGGTCGGCGCCCGCTTCGCCGTCACCGGGTCGAGCGAGGAAGCCAGCCAGCAGGCAAGGCAGATCGTCCAGCGTCTGGGCGGCATCCCCGTGGCCGTGGCGGAGGAGCATCGCGCCCTCTATCATGCAGCCCTGTGCCATGGGGCCAATCACCTTGTGACGCTGCTCGCCGGATCGTCACAAGCCCTGCGCGCGGCGGGTGTGGATGAGCCCGAAGCCCTGCTCGCTCCGCTGGTTCGCGCGGCGCTGGAGAACGCTCTGGCGAAGGGCTTTGCGGCTTTGTCCGGCCCTCTGCTGCGCGGCGATGGGCAGACCATCCACCATCATCTCGCAGCGATGGACAAGGACGCCCCGGCGCTGACCCCAGCCTATCGCGCCATGGCTCTGGCCACGCTGGATGAGCTGGAGCGCTCAGGGCGACCAGCGGCACAGCAGATCAGGCAGAACCTTGAAACCATAGGCTAA
- a CDS encoding 1,2-dihydroxy-3-keto-5-methylthiopentene dioxygenase: MTSLTIHNAAAPFSHEGAITDFPRIAAAMARANITLERWEADVALSADADDAAILAAYAPQVARLKARAGYRSEDVVRMTPDHPMRAELRQKFLSEHVHDDDEVRFFVEGSGLFCIHHKGAVYALTCTAGDLIVLPAGTRHWFDTGEQPRFTAIRLFISPEGWVARYTGETIAEAMMAAQAG; encoded by the coding sequence ATGACCAGCCTGACCATCCACAATGCCGCCGCGCCTTTCTCCCATGAAGGCGCGATCACCGATTTCCCCCGCATCGCCGCCGCCATGGCGCGCGCGAACATCACGCTGGAGCGCTGGGAGGCCGATGTTGCGCTTTCCGCAGACGCGGATGATGCCGCAATTCTGGCCGCCTATGCCCCGCAGGTCGCAAGGCTGAAGGCCCGCGCCGGTTACCGCAGCGAGGATGTGGTGCGCATGACGCCCGACCACCCGATGCGCGCGGAATTGCGCCAGAAATTCCTGAGCGAGCATGTGCATGATGACGATGAGGTGCGCTTCTTCGTCGAGGGATCGGGCCTGTTCTGCATCCATCACAAGGGCGCGGTCTATGCGCTGACCTGCACGGCGGGCGATCTGATCGTGTTGCCCGCCGGAACGCGCCACTGGTTCGATACGGGCGAGCAGCCGCGCTTCACCGCCATCCGCCTGTTTATCAGCCCCGAAGGCTGGGTCGCGCGCTACACCGGCGAAACCATCGCCGAAGCGATGATGGCGGCTCAGGCCGGATGA
- the mtnC gene encoding acireductone synthase, translating into MTPRAILTDIEGTTSSIAFVHDVLFPYARARIADYVAQHGEQVAPVLADIRALEGDLSEANCVARLLAWQDADAKIGPLKALQGMIWADGYAEGTLKGHIYPDAVAGLKRWHAQGITLAVYSSGSVPAQKLLFGHSEAGDLTPLFSGWFDTGVGGKKEAPSYRAIAERLALPAGDILFLSDVPAELDAAREAGLAVTLLARDGMAEDGPYPVATSFDTILPESRS; encoded by the coding sequence ATGACCCCGCGCGCCATCCTCACCGATATTGAGGGCACCACCTCCAGCATCGCCTTTGTGCACGACGTTCTGTTCCCCTACGCCCGCGCCCGGATCGCCGATTATGTTGCGCAACATGGCGAGCAAGTCGCGCCGGTGCTGGCCGACATCCGCGCGTTGGAAGGCGATCTTTCCGAAGCCAACTGCGTTGCCCGGTTGCTGGCATGGCAGGATGCGGACGCCAAGATCGGACCGCTCAAAGCCCTGCAAGGGATGATCTGGGCGGATGGCTATGCCGAGGGAACACTCAAGGGCCATATCTACCCCGATGCCGTTGCGGGCCTGAAGCGCTGGCACGCGCAAGGAATCACGCTGGCGGTCTATTCCTCAGGCTCGGTCCCGGCGCAGAAGCTGCTCTTCGGCCATAGCGAGGCGGGCGACCTCACCCCGCTCTTCTCCGGCTGGTTCGACACGGGCGTGGGCGGCAAGAAGGAAGCCCCCTCCTATCGGGCCATCGCCGAAAGGCTGGCCCTGCCCGCTGGCGATATCCTCTTTCTCTCCGACGTGCCTGCCGAACTGGATGCCGCGCGTGAGGCAGGCCTTGCCGTCACCCTGCTGGCCCGCGACGGCATGGCCGAAGACGGCCCCTACCCCGTCGCCACCAGCTTCGACACCATCCTGCCGGAAAGCCGCTCATGA
- a CDS encoding methylthioribulose 1-phosphate dehydratase: protein MSDFASAITAILQLGQRLDARGLAPASAGNYSLRLDDGSIAITVSGAHKGRLTPDQVMRVDAQGVALDHRKPSAETLLHALIYAQDARAGAVLHTHSIAGTVLSRALAGREAIVLESYELQKAFPGVTTHDSTVSLPLVDNSQDMPALAEQLKPLLGAVPAFYIRGHGLYAWGPTMEQAEVVAEACEFLLACAWEEWKAGVRS, encoded by the coding sequence ATGAGTGATTTTGCCTCCGCCATCACCGCGATTCTTCAGCTGGGCCAGCGCCTTGATGCGCGCGGGCTCGCGCCCGCCAGCGCGGGCAATTATTCGCTGCGGCTTGATGATGGCAGTATCGCCATCACCGTTTCGGGCGCACATAAGGGCAGGCTGACACCGGATCAGGTGATGCGCGTCGATGCGCAGGGCGTGGCGCTGGATCACCGCAAGCCCTCGGCGGAAACGCTGCTGCATGCACTGATCTATGCGCAAGACGCCAGAGCCGGGGCGGTGCTTCACACCCACTCCATCGCCGGAACCGTGCTGAGCCGCGCTCTGGCCGGGCGCGAGGCGATCGTGCTGGAAAGCTATGAGCTGCAAAAGGCTTTCCCGGGCGTCACCACCCATGACAGCACAGTCAGCCTGCCGCTGGTGGACAATTCGCAGGATATGCCCGCGCTGGCCGAGCAGCTGAAACCGCTGCTGGGCGCCGTACCCGCCTTCTACATTCGCGGCCACGGCCTCTATGCCTGGGGGCCGACGATGGAACAGGCCGAAGTGGTGGCCGAAGCCTGCGAGTTCCTCCTCGCCTGCGCCTGGGAAGAATGGAAAGCCGGAGTGCGCTCATGA
- the mtnA gene encoding S-methyl-5-thioribose-1-phosphate isomerase has protein sequence MKIDGITTRSIWLEADGHSIGIFDQRALPWSIERLILSEMEQAADAIATMATRGAPLIGAVAAYGLAMALRQDSSDQALEAAHKHLAATRPTAVNLRWALDRVAAHVRPLPQHRRPAAAYAEAARICDEDEAMNRAIGAAGLPLIREIAARKPGQPVNILMHCNPGWLATVDWGTATAPIYLAHDEGLPVHVWVDETRPRNQGALTAFELAEHGVPHSYVTDNAGGLLMQQGLVDMVILGTDRVTANGDVCNKIGTYLKALAAHAHDVPFYVALPDSTYDPATPDGASVPIEERNGKEVSTVTGPDTEGVMRQITVTRSPVRNPAFDITPAALVTGYVTPRGVLRGAEELASLIKE, from the coding sequence ATGAAGATTGATGGCATCACCACCCGCTCGATCTGGCTGGAGGCCGATGGCCACAGCATCGGTATCTTCGACCAGCGCGCCCTCCCATGGTCCATCGAGCGCCTGATCCTCAGCGAGATGGAACAGGCCGCCGATGCCATCGCCACCATGGCCACGCGCGGCGCTCCGCTGATCGGCGCTGTGGCGGCTTACGGGCTGGCCATGGCCCTGCGGCAGGACAGCAGCGATCAAGCTTTGGAGGCCGCCCACAAACATCTGGCCGCCACCCGCCCCACCGCCGTCAATTTGCGCTGGGCGCTGGACCGCGTGGCGGCGCATGTCCGTCCCCTGCCCCAGCACCGCCGCCCCGCCGCCGCCTATGCCGAAGCCGCGCGCATCTGCGACGAGGACGAGGCCATGAACCGCGCCATCGGCGCCGCTGGCCTGCCCCTGATCCGCGAGATCGCTGCGCGCAAGCCCGGCCAGCCGGTCAACATCCTGATGCACTGCAACCCCGGCTGGCTGGCGACCGTCGACTGGGGCACCGCCACCGCGCCGATCTATCTCGCCCACGACGAGGGGCTGCCCGTCCATGTCTGGGTCGATGAAACCCGCCCGCGCAATCAGGGCGCCCTCACCGCCTTCGAACTGGCCGAGCATGGCGTCCCCCACAGCTACGTTACCGACAATGCCGGGGGCTTGCTGATGCAGCAGGGGCTGGTCGATATGGTGATCCTCGGCACCGACCGCGTGACGGCCAATGGCGATGTCTGCAACAAGATCGGCACCTATCTGAAGGCGCTGGCCGCCCACGCGCATGATGTGCCCTTCTATGTCGCCCTGCCGGACAGCACCTATGACCCCGCCACTCCGGACGGCGCCAGCGTCCCCATCGAGGAGCGCAATGGCAAAGAGGTCAGCACCGTGACCGGGCCCGATACGGAAGGCGTGATGCGCCAGATCACCGTCACCCGCTCGCCAGTGCGCAATCCGGCGTTCGATATCACACCGGCGGCGCTGGTGACGGGCTATGTCACGCCGCGCGGGGTGTTGCGGGGGGCGGAAGAACTGGCTTCGCTGATCAAGGAATAA
- a CDS encoding N-acetylmuramic acid 6-phosphate etherase — MNTETLDPRYRDLDLWPTQLAVEAMLEGQMAAIAALQSQTAAIAAAAEQAAQRLGDEGRLVFVGAGTSGRLAVQDGTELYPTFGWGMERMVFLMAGGSGALTEAKEGAEDDAEAARAEITAAKIGPQDVVIGVAASGRTPYTVAAIDQAREAGALTIGIANNPGSALLTHAEHAILAVTGSEIVAGSTRMKAGTAQKAALNLLSTAIMLRRGLVYEGRMVAMRISNAKLLQRGQRMVQDIAGVDAATAASALASAQNDIRLGVIVALGMPVAEARMLLAEHGGDLRKVLQQLGRRD, encoded by the coding sequence ATGAACACCGAAACGCTCGACCCCCGCTATCGCGACCTCGATCTCTGGCCCACCCAGCTGGCGGTCGAGGCGATGCTGGAAGGCCAGATGGCCGCCATCGCCGCGCTGCAATCCCAGACCGCCGCCATCGCCGCCGCCGCCGAACAGGCCGCCCAGCGCCTTGGCGATGAAGGACGGCTGGTCTTTGTGGGCGCGGGCACCTCTGGCCGCCTCGCCGTGCAGGACGGCACCGAGCTTTACCCCACCTTCGGCTGGGGGATGGAGCGCATGGTCTTCCTGATGGCAGGCGGCTCGGGCGCGCTCACCGAAGCCAAGGAAGGCGCGGAGGATGACGCCGAAGCGGCCCGGGCAGAAATCACCGCGGCGAAGATCGGCCCGCAGGATGTGGTGATCGGCGTCGCTGCCAGCGGTCGCACGCCCTACACCGTGGCCGCCATCGATCAGGCGCGCGAGGCAGGCGCGCTGACCATCGGCATTGCCAACAACCCGGGCTCGGCGCTGCTGACCCATGCCGAGCATGCCATCCTCGCGGTGACGGGCAGCGAGATCGTGGCCGGTTCCACCCGCATGAAGGCGGGCACGGCGCAGAAGGCGGCGCTCAACCTGCTCTCCACCGCGATCATGCTGCGGCGCGGGCTGGTCTATGAAGGCCGGATGGTGGCCATGCGCATTTCCAACGCGAAGCTCTTGCAACGCGGGCAGCGGATGGTTCAGGATATTGCCGGGGTTGATGCTGCTACGGCGGCAAGTGCGCTGGCTTCCGCGCAGAACGACATTCGGCTTGGCGTGATCGTGGCATTGGGGATGCCCGTGGCCGAAGCCCGCATGTTGCTGGCGGAGCATGGGGGTGACTTGCGCAAGGTGTTGCAGCAGCTGGGACGGCGGGATTGA
- the putA gene encoding trifunctional transcriptional regulator/proline dehydrogenase/L-glutamate gamma-semialdehyde dehydrogenase — MQTHYTTRMTQTAPRPFAHFAPAIRPATPLRAAITAAYRRDEVACLTPLIAQATLDTPMKAEVARTATNLVKALRSQGKRGGVEGLVQEYALSSQEGVALMCLAEALLRIPDAATRDALIRDKVSMGDWRAHLGGGKSIFVNAATWGLVVTGKLVGSVDETGLSGALTRLVARAGEPVIRRGVDMAMRLMGEQFVAGETIEEALRHGKRMEAKGFRYSYDMLGEAATTAADADRFHKDYEQAIHAIGKQTSGASVYERAGISIKLSALHPRYSRSQAQRVMDELLPRVKQLALLAQSYNIGFNIDAEEQDRLELSLDLLESLAFDKDLAGWNGLGFVVQAYGKRCPFVLDWMIDLARRSGHRFMVRLVKGAYWDAEIKRAQLDGLPDFPVYTRKNHTDVAYIACARRLLAAPDAIFPQFATHNAQTVATIHHLAGDDFTSGRYEFQCLHGMGEALYSHVVAPEGLARPCRIYAPVGTHETLLAYLVRRLLENGANSSFVNRIGDEAIAVEELVIDPVETTLQESPAGAAHHLIALPGNLYPDRHNSAGLDLSDETVLAALNETLPEAQTWQAASCEGTGTPVTIRNPGNLRDVVGTALHADEAQVTRAMARAAASDWQHTPVHQRAAMLERAADAMQTRMPVLLGLIAREAGKSLPNAIAEVREAIDFLRYYAHQARETLGAQQQALGPVVCISPWNFPLAIFTGQVAAALVAGNPVLAKPAEETPLIAAEAVRLLHEAGVPADALQLLPGDGAIGAALVAAPATCGVVFTGSTEVARLIQRQLSTRLLPSGRPIPLIAETGGQNAMIVDSSALAEQVVADVIASAFDSAGQRCSALRILCLQEDVADRTLTMLRGALHELRIGRTDLLAVDIGPIISAEARDTIEAHIAKMQAKGCAITRQTLPAEAEHGTFVAPTIIEINSIADLEREVFGPVLHVIRYARDDLDALIDAINATGYGLTFGLHTRLDHVMAQVTGRIAAGNLYVNRNVIGATVGVQPFGGRGLSGTGPKAGGPLYLGRLVSTPAAVEAHKSALPKPLTDFIAWLEAKGETAAAATARTYGARSRLGQSTELTGPVGESNVYALHPRGRVLIAPATPAGLYDQIAAVLATGNHGVVEAMPLPADLPSSVKAHLSSDTAPDLSAALVEGDQVMVLALTAKLAARPGPIVSVHAVEVGTLGAYPLDFLVDEVVISTNTTAAGGNASLMAIA; from the coding sequence ATGCAAACCCATTACACTACGCGTATGACCCAGACCGCGCCGCGCCCCTTCGCCCATTTCGCCCCCGCCATCCGCCCTGCTACGCCTTTGCGCGCGGCCATCACGGCGGCCTATCGGCGCGATGAGGTGGCCTGCCTCACCCCGCTGATCGCTCAGGCTACGCTGGATACGCCGATGAAGGCCGAGGTTGCCCGCACCGCCACCAATCTGGTGAAAGCTTTGCGCAGTCAGGGCAAGCGCGGCGGCGTGGAAGGGCTGGTGCAGGAATATGCGCTCTCCAGTCAGGAGGGCGTGGCGCTGATGTGTCTGGCCGAGGCCCTGCTGCGCATCCCCGACGCCGCCACCCGCGACGCGCTGATCCGCGACAAGGTTTCCATGGGCGACTGGCGCGCGCATCTGGGCGGCGGCAAGTCGATCTTCGTCAATGCCGCCACATGGGGTCTGGTCGTCACCGGCAAGCTGGTGGGCAGCGTGGATGAAACCGGGCTTTCCGGCGCCCTCACCCGTCTGGTGGCCCGCGCGGGCGAGCCGGTGATCCGCCGCGGCGTCGATATGGCGATGCGCCTGATGGGCGAGCAATTCGTGGCGGGCGAAACCATCGAGGAAGCGCTGCGCCACGGCAAGCGCATGGAGGCCAAGGGCTTCCGCTACAGCTACGATATGCTGGGCGAAGCGGCCACCACCGCCGCCGATGCCGATCGTTTCCACAAGGATTACGAGCAGGCGATCCACGCCATCGGCAAGCAGACCAGCGGCGCCAGTGTGTATGAACGCGCGGGGATTTCGATCAAGCTTTCGGCGCTGCACCCGCGCTACAGCCGCTCGCAGGCCCAGCGCGTGATGGATGAGCTGCTGCCGCGCGTGAAGCAACTGGCCCTGCTGGCCCAGAGCTACAACATCGGCTTCAACATCGATGCCGAGGAGCAGGACCGATTGGAACTCTCGCTCGATCTGCTGGAGAGTCTGGCCTTCGATAAGGATCTGGCGGGCTGGAACGGGCTCGGCTTCGTGGTGCAGGCCTATGGCAAGCGCTGCCCCTTCGTGCTGGACTGGATGATCGATCTGGCGCGCCGCAGCGGGCACCGCTTTATGGTCCGTCTGGTCAAGGGCGCCTATTGGGATGCCGAGATCAAGCGCGCCCAGCTTGACGGCCTGCCCGATTTCCCCGTCTACACCCGCAAGAATCACACGGATGTCGCCTATATCGCCTGCGCACGCCGCCTGCTGGCCGCGCCCGACGCGATCTTCCCGCAATTCGCTACGCATAACGCCCAGACGGTGGCGACGATCCACCATCTGGCAGGCGATGATTTCACCAGTGGCCGCTATGAATTCCAGTGCCTGCACGGCATGGGTGAGGCGCTTTACAGCCATGTCGTCGCGCCCGAGGGGCTGGCGCGCCCCTGCCGCATCTACGCGCCCGTCGGCACGCATGAGACGCTGCTGGCCTATCTGGTGCGCCGCCTGCTGGAGAATGGCGCGAACTCCTCCTTCGTGAACCGCATCGGCGATGAGGCGATTGCTGTCGAGGAACTGGTGATCGATCCCGTCGAGACCACCCTGCAGGAAAGCCCGGCAGGCGCGGCGCACCATCTGATCGCCCTGCCCGGCAACCTCTATCCCGATCGCCACAACTCCGCCGGTCTGGACTTGAGCGATGAAACGGTGCTGGCCGCCCTCAACGAAACCCTGCCCGAAGCCCAGACATGGCAGGCCGCATCCTGCGAAGGCACCGGCACGCCTGTCACCATCCGCAACCCGGGCAATCTGCGGGATGTGGTGGGCACCGCCCTCCATGCCGATGAAGCGCAGGTGACGCGCGCCATGGCCCGCGCCGCCGCCAGCGACTGGCAGCATACCCCCGTCCACCAGCGCGCCGCCATGCTGGAGCGCGCCGCCGATGCCATGCAGACCCGGATGCCGGTGCTGCTGGGCCTGATCGCGCGCGAGGCGGGCAAGTCCCTCCCCAACGCCATCGCCGAGGTCCGCGAGGCCATCGATTTCCTGCGCTATTACGCCCATCAGGCCCGCGAAACGCTAGGCGCGCAGCAGCAGGCGCTGGGCCCGGTGGTCTGCATCAGCCCGTGGAACTTCCCGCTGGCGATCTTCACCGGGCAGGTCGCCGCCGCGCTGGTGGCGGGCAATCCGGTGCTGGCCAAGCCCGCCGAGGAAACCCCGCTGATCGCGGCGGAAGCCGTGCGCCTGCTGCATGAGGCCGGAGTCCCAGCGGACGCCCTGCAACTGCTCCCCGGCGATGGCGCGATTGGCGCGGCGCTGGTGGCCGCTCCCGCAACCTGCGGTGTGGTCTTCACCGGCTCGACCGAAGTGGCGCGGCTGATCCAGCGCCAGCTCTCCACGCGCCTCCTGCCCTCGGGCCGCCCGATCCCCCTGATCGCCGAAACCGGCGGACAGAACGCCATGATCGTCGATTCCTCGGCGCTGGCCGAACAGGTGGTGGCCGACGTCATCGCCTCGGCCTTCGACAGCGCGGGGCAACGCTGCTCGGCGCTGCGCATCCTGTGCCTGCAGGAGGATGTGGCCGACCGCACCCTTACCATGCTGCGCGGCGCGCTTCACGAACTGCGCATCGGCCGCACGGACCTTCTGGCGGTGGACATCGGCCCGATCATCTCGGCGGAAGCCCGCGACACCATCGAAGCGCATATCGCCAAGATGCAGGCTAAGGGCTGCGCCATCACCCGCCAGACCCTGCCCGCCGAGGCAGAACACGGCACCTTCGTGGCCCCGACCATCATCGAGATCAACAGCATCGCCGATCTGGAGCGCGAGGTCTTCGGCCCCGTCCTCCATGTGATCCGCTACGCCCGCGATGATCTCGACGCCCTGATCGATGCCATCAACGCCACCGGCTATGGCCTGACCTTCGGCCTGCACACGCGGCTCGATCATGTGATGGCGCAGGTGACGGGGCGCATCGCGGCGGGCAATCTCTATGTGAACCGCAATGTGATCGGCGCCACCGTAGGCGTGCAGCCCTTTGGCGGGCGCGGCCTGTCGGGCACCGGCCCCAAGGCGGGCGGCCCGCTCTATCTGGGCCGGTTGGTGAGCACGCCTGCTGCGGTGGAAGCGCACAAGAGCGCTCTGCCCAAGCCGCTGACGGATTTCATCGCGTGGCTCGAAGCCAAGGGTGAAACCGCAGCCGCCGCAACCGCACGCACCTACGGCGCCCGCAGCCGTCTGGGGCAAAGCACCGAACTCACCGGCCCGGTGGGTGAAAGCAATGTCTATGCGCTGCATCCGCGCGGCCGCGTGCTGATCGCTCCGGCCACGCCTGCCGGGCTCTATGACCAGATTGCCGCAGTGCTGGCCACCGGCAACCATGGCGTGGTGGAGGCGATGCCCCTGCCCGCCGATCTGCCCTCCAGCGTCAAGGCGCATCTCTCCAGCGACACCGCCCCCGATCTCTCCGCCGCGCTGGTGGAGGGCGATCAGGTGATGGTTCTCGCGCTAACCGCCAAGCTGGCGGCCCGCCCCGGCCCGATCGTTTCGGTGCATGCGGTGGAGGTCGGCACGCTGGGCGCCTATCCGCTGGACTTCCTTGTCGATGAGGTGGTGATCTCCACCAACACCACCGCGGCGGGCGGCAATGCCAGCCTGATGGCGATTGCCTGA
- a CDS encoding GntR family transcriptional regulator: MRDMVWTREDEGTPLYLQLARSLREHINSGGIDPGSALPSERDLSEMAGLSRVTIRKGIEQLIEEGVLVRKQGSGTFVARRIETSGGRLSSFSDEARQRGEDPGVIWINKSYAQPTEEEATALQIGNTARVARLGRVRLAGGEPLAIEHAVVPAEFLPELESLGDSLYHALDVHGFRPVSGTQRVRASLATPTEAGILCVKQNSEVLRIERMTWVASGRIVEFTRSVYRGDRYEFVSDLKDI, translated from the coding sequence ATGCGTGATATGGTCTGGACGCGCGAGGACGAGGGAACGCCGCTTTATCTGCAGCTGGCGCGGTCTCTGCGCGAGCATATCAACAGCGGCGGCATCGATCCGGGCAGCGCTTTGCCCTCCGAGCGTGACCTCAGTGAAATGGCGGGCCTGTCACGCGTCACCATCCGCAAGGGGATCGAGCAGCTGATCGAGGAAGGCGTGCTGGTGCGCAAGCAGGGCTCCGGCACCTTTGTCGCGCGGCGGATCGAGACGTCTGGTGGGCGCCTGAGCAGCTTCAGCGACGAAGCCCGTCAGCGTGGCGAGGACCCGGGCGTCATCTGGATCAACAAGAGCTACGCCCAGCCCACCGAGGAAGAGGCCACCGCTCTGCAGATCGGCAACACCGCGCGCGTGGCAAGGCTGGGTCGTGTGCGTCTGGCGGGCGGCGAGCCGCTGGCCATCGAGCATGCGGTGGTGCCTGCCGAGTTCCTGCCCGAGTTGGAGAGCCTTGGGGACTCGCTGTACCATGCGCTGGATGTGCATGGGTTTCGCCCCGTTTCGGGCACGCAGCGGGTGCGCGCCTCTCTGGCGACGCCGACCGAGGCGGGGATTTTATGCGTGAAGCAGAACTCCGAAGTGTTGCGGATCGAGCGCATGACCTGGGTGGCCAGCGGGCGCATCGTGGAGTTCACCCGCTCGGTCTATCGCGGGGATCGCTATGAGTTTGTCAGCGATCTGAAGGATATTTGA